atatatatatatatatcaatcttTAAAAGTTTCAGGGGGTTTGTTgcaaattgatttttcaaaagctttttgcctaatatgcctatcacaAGTAGCTTGCGTGTAATTTGCACAAAGTTTTATTATAAGATTgtttgaaaatagaaaattgtcAAGATAGACAGGTCGATGCACgagaataattattatttttaagacaTAATTGTCCCATCATCATGCTTGGTTATAAGCGATACTTCCCCAATTATCTTTAGTAAGATTAGAGCGATAGTTGTGTACTATTAAAGAGTTGAGGACTCGAGATAATAGTtgaactctctctctctctctatatatatatgtatatatatatttttcaagataATCTTATCCCATATTGGTACTTATAGTTAAGTATTTGGAATTATACCAAAATACCATAAGAATTAGAGGAAcgctattttgaaaatttgaagattccAAAGGCAAACAAGAAAATCTCTATATATAGAGATTGCAGGGGCGTCAGTCACAAAACACATTGTCGGATTAAAGAGGTTTTGATTGCACTGAGTCCTTGTGGCTGGCAATGGTAACGtgggaaaaatgtaatttagccATATTGTAAATATACGAATTATTtctccataaaaaaatcaataatttgttctcttatattttttaaaattaaccaTTTTACCTCCCTAAACacagggtaaattgctttattttaaaaaatatagaaggataaattactattttttttcatataaaaataatttaatcatttataatacGACAAAGAGTGTAAATAGCATTAAATCCATGGCAAGGCGTGTGGGCTTTGGTCTTGAATCCAATATGAGAAGGTTACCGTACACAATCTGATTAACTttacaaaatcaaacttaaattattttctcttctgAAATTAGTGAACACTTAAATGGACCCAAAATCTGTCTCGATTTCATACCCGATGGGTCTAACCCCCAAAACTAGttaatgtttcttttttcttcatttaattgatataccttttttaaaaaaattgtttgtaaatatttagtaagtttttattattatgtcaaaaaaaattaattacaaacatatatatgaaataaaaattaaatatttttaattaattaaaatgtatcTGTAAATACTATACGGAATGGATTCAAGGTGGATTTAGGGTGAGTAGGGGACAAGTCACAAACCCCATCATAAATTCTCACAGGGTtggtaaaattaatattcGTCCCTGAACCCTATCTCCATAATTTAGATACGAGCACGCTTCATTCTGGATTTTTTGACAGAATTCCCGATATACCCACCTAATTTGCCAGtccaaaactaaaatataaagttgaaaaaatacaaaattaagtCAAAGTTGAACGTGGAAATCAAACACAAGCTAACTTGCAACATCGATGACCGGCGCCGGAGAATCAGAGTGCAGTCGGCACCTGTCCCGACAGGCCATTCGCTTGACATCTCTTCCTGAAATCAGACAACAATTTCACCTTCATCCCTCGAAAAGTCCGATTATGTACATAAATTTGGTCAACCTTTTCAGCTCGATCTAATCACATTTCCTTGGATTGATTtcaatcaagaaattaaaggTACGGCCCGCCCCGTTGACATTGGTGGCCAATGATATGATCAAATccaaagtttattttatatattgattatttttctctaatttaattaatttcaatattatatatatactaatttgatgaatttcaatattatatatatatatatatatataacaaaagaattattataattttgcgATTATAATTGGGAAGAAGGGGTATACATCATTTTCactattttctctttaattttagtcattttccACAATCCACAAAAAGCTTTGAGCTTTAATatacatgtacatatatatatatatatatataaatgaaaaatcataattaaacaagaaatattatttttcgcTACATTAATTACAAtgctgaaaaaaaataattgtaccGAATATAAATTAACCACGGTGTTGCAATGGTCATTAGCTGTTGTTTTTACAAgtgaagtaaaaaatttagcaatgAATAAAACTAtgccaaatattttgactatagataaaatcatgataaatattgattaatcatgataaaaatttaaaatttttgaattaattttgttggatGGTATTTAACAGTActaatttaccataattttcaAGTCGTGATTATTTATAGTGcagtgaaaaattaatttttgtgtattgtcaagaaattattatttcaattggATATTTCTCAGTTTTTTTCTGATGAGTTCTCACGCAATgtgtaaattttcaagaaacattTCAATTACTAGTTATatcatatgttattttttggagaaaaaaccaagtttttttttaattattcacttattcgagtttttttatttaaaataatataaaaagttttatgTTTTAGGCAAATAAGAAATACTcctacaattaaattaattagcatatactaaatatttatttaatgagtCATGGAATGAGGAGATGAGAAAAAATGAacttaaattaactaatataattaaaataaattaaaaacatacaatatgattttttttctttaataacgagaattatatgattacatcatattttaataaactgtGCAATATATCAGTTCgatggaaaaattgcaatttaaatcctgtacgaattgatttttgtattttagttccgtaactttataattttgccaATTCTAGTCCTTTTTCGGCtaatttgaccaaaatattgcatgtgacttgtacatgacccaattaaattgcaaattaaccttataaatcaatttgtacaggacaaaaaatgtcaaCGCCTcctaagttacaggactaaaattattatttaattgaatcaaatgcAAGCCACATACAATTGACCGGAAGAGGATGAGAGTTGTCAAGATTTTAGAATTGCGGGATTAAATTTGTGAAAAGTAACTCGTCCACGACCAAAACTCCCCCGCCCTACCTCCAAATTAcaggaataaattatattttttcacaattcgatcaatacatcaatataactaaaagttatgaaataaattgctataaatcTACATACAATGAGATAAAAACTCCACATATGATAAGACTCAAACccataaatttcaaacttattttagaaaacacaacattaatcttgcaataaaatttgaaatagaatatCGGCACGTATTCCTAAGTAGTGTAGATAGATGTAGATACATATGGCAAATAGAGCAAGGACATCGATCAGTATCATGCAATGAAACTTCCGGGACCCCTCTCTGTCCACGTCCATCCTTGTTCCCCCCTATATATACCCATCAACTCTTGCATTCTTCCATGTACAACGATTTAGGATTCCTCAAACATTCTGtaagaacaacaacaaatcAAGAACACACACTACTGCGTGCTAGCTTGATCCAAAAATATGGACAAGGGTCCGTTTCTTGCGCCTGTTTTCATCTTTCTCCTCACTCTTCTTACATGTGCGATCACACTACTAAGCTGTCTAAATCATagtaataaaagaagaaaacagcaAGAAAAGAAACCTAAACTTCCTCCAGGCTCAATGGGATGGCCCTCCATTGGAGAAACCCTCCAGCTCTACTCTCAACATCCCAATGTCTTTCTCTCCTCCAGACATAAAAGGTTTTGAATTTGATCCATCTTCTGCCCTTTTTTTAGGTGAATTCCGACGTTTTTCTTGCAACGTTTGGTTCATGATTTTGCTTTCCAGGTACGGGGAAATCTTCAAGACACACATACTAGGTTGTCCTTGTGTCATGTTGGCCAGCCCGGAGGCAGCCCGGTTCGTCCTGGTGACTCAGGCACACTTGTTCAAGCCCACGTATCCGAGGAGTAAGGAGAACTTGATCGGGCCATCAGCCCTTTTTTTTCACGGGGGCGAGTACCATAAGCGCCTGAGGAAACTCGTCCAGGCCTCGTTGTGCCCGGAGGTCCTCCGTAGGCTGGTGGTGGACATTGAGGCACTAACACTTTCTGCATTGACTTCTTGGGCTGATCATGGCCGAGTCATCAACACTTACCATGAGATGATAAAGGCTAGTTACTTACTTCAAACATGCATGTTTTTACTAATGACAGCCTTTTCCCTGTCTGAAATTCTAGCCCAAACCAGATTTGAATTACATACCTGGTTTGTATGAGAATTGTcctatatagtatttttttacaattgccAACCTTAGTTTCCTCTCCATGAAAAACAGCTTTCTTTCGAAGTCGGTATACTGGCTATTTTTGGCCATCTAGAGCCCCATTACAAGGAAGAATTACACAAGAACTACACCATAGTAGAAAGAGGGTACAATTCATTTCCAACAAATTTACCAGGCACCCGATATCGAAAGGCGTTGAAGGTACGAGGAaaatacatttgtcattctttcTAACTATGACTAATGTTTTGGTCTCGTTGTAACAAAAAACTGTCAACTGGTGTTGTGAAACTGTTGTTAATTACTGCAGTATTTGATCACTTTATGTTATGGCAATCTGCCATGACAAAAGTCGTATTTCTTATAGCGTCTGTAAGCTGATATATGGATACTACTTATTGAAGGCAAGGAAGAGGCTAAGTGAAATTCTGAATAACATAACTAGGGaaaggaaggagaagaagCTACTTGAGAGGGATCTCTTGAGCTGTCTGCTGAACTACAAAGATGACAAGGGGGATGTCCTAACTGAGGATCAAATTGCTGACAACATAATTGGAGTACTCTTTGCTGCGCAGGACACCACTGCCAGTGCCATGACATGGATCATCAAATACCTCCACGACAGCCCGAAGCTTCTGGAAGATGTCCaggtattttagaaaattgtaatttttgtcctataagtATGGGGTAATGGAATGTTTGGTAAACTTGAATTCAACTTATCCATGAAGGATAACactttttctaaagaaaaaatgtCGATTGAGGACATTTGTCTTTGGCCGGAAAATACCATGTTAGTCTGACATTTTAAACTCTTTTCTTGgccatttttcaattaaattggtAGTTTATGGCTATGCAGATGTCCTTAATGTGCAATattttgtacaaaaattaatgttcTTCATTGTTGAATTGAAATCAAAGGTGGACTAAGAGTACTGTCACgctcaaaatgaaaattataattttactaggGATCGTCGAGAGGGCCTATTATTACGTTAGGGGATCGGGTTTGATCTTTGAAATGTCGGCGTGCAGGCTGAACAGAAGGCAATCTACCAATCAAATGGCAGTGGGAGGAGCCATTTGACATGGTATCAGACAAGAAAAATGCCGGTTACTTACAAGGTAGTGATGTTTGGTTATATGGCTGATGGCTGTAAGAACAGACAAGAATTGTACTTGCATGCAAGTTCAACAATAATGTTGACAAGTTTAAGTCTTGGTGATTGATAATGTTATCAGGTGATTTTGGAGAGCTTAAGACTGGCTAGCATTATCTCCTTCACATTCAGAGAGGCAGTAGCAGATGTAGAATATAAAGGtgaaatctctctctctccctctctctctctatatgtgtgtataaatatatgtgtacTTAAGAGAAATGCAGATTCCACATGCAAATAAGACCACTTAAAATACCTAGGAACTGAAAATTCCTGTGTTATTGCATCAGGATACCTTATTCCGAAAGGATGGAAAGTCATGCCCTTGTTCAggaatattcatcaaaatccAGAATTATTCTCCAATCCTCAAAAGTTTGATCCGACCAGGTTTGAGGTACATGACcgtcttttatttttccatacaAGCCCTCAACAACATGTTGTGCGTGCCCTTTTAAGTCCCAGTCCCGGTAATAACTCTTCAATGTTTGGCACAAGTTACTACCTCGTATCGGTTTATTCCTTAATTTGTATTCTCTTGATTTTCTTACATATCAAGAGAATTGACAATGTTAATgaacatatgtatatatgtatgatttGTAGGGTACATTGCGACCCAACACGTTTATGCCATTTGGGAGTGGAGTGCATGCCTGCCCGGGCAACGAACTTGCCAAGCTAGAGATGCTCATTTTGGTGCACCACTTAGCCTCTCACTTCAGGTACATTTTCATCACTTCTAACCTGAAAATGTGGTTCCAAGTTGTCGAAAATTCAGTTTTCTAAAAGTTAGAATCAAGAAATAATGAAACAAACCACGGATGCATAGTACAGTTAGGGgaaaatcacatttttaatctcataaatTAGGCtcgtttttaattttgtcttatttgttataattttctcacattgcattctataagttataattttttttattttcagtccTTGCGTGACTTTCTTGTCCAATAATTAATCGACAAGTGATTGATGATTGTGGGTGTAGGTATGAATTGGTTGGATGTGAGAGTGGAATTGAGTACAGTCCATTTCCAGTCCCATTGCATGGCCTTCCAGCCAGATTTTGCAGAGATTTGGACAAACATTTCCAGCCACCATTCTCATCTCACATTTCTTGACCAaactttgtttttcattttctttgttttttttttgtcttcccATTTTGCCCTCATCAAGAACTCACCTAGGGCATCTCTTTCAATTTCCTCCATCTCCTAGCTTCTTTAAATTAAGATCAAGAGAGGAGAATTCCATTTATGTCCTCCCTCAAGAATTGTATCATTTATATTTCACTActagaaaatagaaatgaatttatttcttactTTACATATGACTTGGAgttaaatattacatcaaattagTATGATAGACCAGTTGGGTTCGGTCTTGTTTAGCACGATCGGACAACATTTGCAAATGATTTTAGTTATGGTTAAAGCATTTGTCATGATTCTTAGCTTTTtgtccaaatatttataatgatttttagtTGCGGCGATGTTTTGGCCTGACATGACGAATTAACAGCCAATAGCCATTGTGAATCTGTGGTTAATCGTTTCTGAGAGTGTGTTGCACATTCCTTGTGTGTGAGTGattatatatgaatacatatgaaaaaaatccTAATGCGTGAATAAGGAAtggtttaaaataaataatagaacgagaaaataaaaaatgataagaaaTAGTTgggaagagaaaaaagagagcaaTGGAGATAAAACAGGAattcataaagaaaagaaagttaTGTGATAAGATAGTTATTGACATatcaaaacattaaaaaaatactggtcaattatatataatatatatttattataattttttacttttaattatgaaaaaaataacgaaaaaaaatattttttttaagtgttcTGGGGGAGTGGTCTTATGAGAATTTTGAATGAGAAAATTACCAGTTGGTCCTCTATGCTTTGgcttaattttgtattttgtattttttttttgtaacagAAGTCATAATCATatcatacattaatatttgaatagaTTGAATAACTAAGCAAtacaataatttgattaatacataaaatataactaaatattatgaaataaattacaataaactcaaATGTGAGACAAACATCACACGTTCGGTGGAGTTGGAATCCATGATCTCAAACTCTATGGCTTAACATGTCAactttatatcaaataaattcattagtttagggtaattttttgttgagatTACATTCAATTactcaaatattatttgtcttttgtaaaattataattacacctcTTGAAGTTGTACGTAGAAGTAATTACAAAtagtggaaaaaattatacaaaacacCTACTAGGTACATTACAATGAAATTTCTTAGAGGGTGTACCTATAATTCCATACAAAAGAGGGgttattcatataattagaCTTAACATCAATGAATGACAATGTAATTTACACGTCGTTTTATAGATAGGAAAATGTTGTTCCATGTGTCTGAGGCCACCTTGTCTCAAGACCACTATTATGTTGCTCCGTGaaagcataattttttttttcccgcACAATTATGTTACATATTAATGTCATATTCACACGTTTATTGAATACgacttcattttcaaattataatttaatctagttatatttttagtttataaaatcgCTAATTAATGCGATATCAATTCACAATATAACTGTGTGACATAAAACCCAAAACAGccgtaaaaataatatttgtgttGAGAGGGTTACAGAGAAGCATGTGGTGAGTTGTGATTGATGGAGGGAATGAAGGTTCAATAGGAACTCGCGTGACATTAATTATGTGGGTTTCTGCATTTTCAGtcctataattaataataaaaagaagcaAGCCAAGTCAATGATATtgtatatgaataaattaatttctataaaaaaaataaattagcaattaacccttctatattttctaaaacaaagcaatttacctttttaaacagatgttaaattattattttttttataaagagataatctgctcatttataatatcacatgaattaaattgcattgaatcataattaataatgaaccGGTCCGAATTGGACTCAATAATAGTCCCAATAATCAAATATCCATAgctataaattgcattttcaaataatgttaatattcACGTAGAGGAGAATCCAACATATATGGTGGTCGCTTCCTCAAAAATCGTAATGCATGCAATGTCGCCTCGTTGTACAATATTTAACACTAATATATATCCATAAacaatataaaagtatattgtATTGAGATCTATAAATACATTAAGCAAGTTCTgtatattgtttgaaaatcatAGGTTTGTATGAATACCTTAGCATAGTTACTATATATGTTGTccatattgcattttttacaGCTTATTATCTCAATCTTGAAGACTGATGCAACATATTTTCTGCACGAATCCTATCATAATGCCATAATTCAGACAATAATGCCATAGCAGGTTTCTGGAAAATACTATGTTCAAGGAAGTTTAAAAAGGATTACACAGCTATTCTACAATTGCTCAAGGTAGTAAGTAGTTCAGATGCTTCACAAGAAGTACCAAAGCTCAAGATAATGTTTCCCATctacaattcaagaaaatgatcGGGTTTTACTCAATGTCTTTTTCCCAGAAATGCAAGTATAACTGGTTCTGATAACATCGTTGTTTTAATAGTACAACTCATGAAACTGATATGTTCATATACAATGTTTCTTTGTCTTAAGTTTCAACAGCACTATCCTACAGATGCAAGTGACAGTGAAAAAATCATCTATGTTTGAGTATCACTACGGTCCTATAACAGTAAAGCCAAAACTATAAA
The window above is part of the Sesamum indicum cultivar Zhongzhi No. 13 linkage group LG7, S_indicum_v1.0, whole genome shotgun sequence genome. Proteins encoded here:
- the LOC105166246 gene encoding abscisic acid 8'-hydroxylase 4, giving the protein MDKGPFLAPVFIFLLTLLTCAITLLSCLNHSNKRRKQQEKKPKLPPGSMGWPSIGETLQLYSQHPNVFLSSRHKRYGEIFKTHILGCPCVMLASPEAARFVLVTQAHLFKPTYPRSKENLIGPSALFFHGGEYHKRLRKLVQASLCPEVLRRLVVDIEALTLSALTSWADHGRVINTYHEMIKLSFEVGILAIFGHLEPHYKEELHKNYTIVERGYNSFPTNLPGTRYRKALKARKRLSEILNNITRERKEKKLLERDLLSCLLNYKDDKGDVLTEDQIADNIIGVLFAAQDTTASAMTWIIKYLHDSPKLLEDVQAEQKAIYQSNGSGRSHLTWYQTRKMPVTYKVILESLRLASIISFTFREAVADVEYKGYLIPKGWKVMPLFRNIHQNPELFSNPQKFDPTRFEGTLRPNTFMPFGSGVHACPGNELAKLEMLILVHHLASHFRYELVGCESGIEYSPFPVPLHGLPARFCRDLDKHFQPPFSSHIS